The following are from one region of the Brienomyrus brachyistius isolate T26 chromosome 13, BBRACH_0.4, whole genome shotgun sequence genome:
- the si:dkeyp-59c12.1 gene encoding ras-related and estrogen-regulated growth inhibitor-like protein gives MTGPALKMDANIVVLGTDNVGKSALIVRFLTRRFIGEYGDIESIYSHNVIVDGRDISFNIWDSPFSQDASRESSTQDKRIQWADGFVLVYSICDRVSFNNVAKQLQRIKGAKDYLGGDKVPIAIVGNKRDLHHRRTVPSEEGRMLALAAGCQFYEVSAAENYHGVLMVFHGLLERLREARSLTKKPAGIKGIVKSVSAVFSRKRTDSV, from the exons ATGACGGGACCAGCTTTGAAAATGGATGCCAATATCGTGGTCTTGGGAACAGACAACGTTGGCAAAtcag CACTTATAGTCCGTTTCCTAACGAGAAGATTCATCGGAGAATATGGAGATATCG AATCCATTTACAGCCACAATGTGATAGTAGACGGACGGGACATCTCCTTCAACATCTGGGATTCTCCTTTTTCACAG GACGCATCTCGCGAGAGCTCGACGCAGGACAAGAGAATTCAGTGGGCGGATGGCTTTGTCCTGGTGTACAGCATCTGCGACCGGGTCAGCTTCAACAATGTTGCCAAGCAGCTCCAGCGTATCAAGGGCGCGAAGGACTATCTGGGGGGGGACAAGGTGCCCATTGCCATCGTGGGCAACAAGCGCGACCTTCACCACCGCCGCACTGTACCCAGCGAGGAGGGCCGCATGCTGGCGCTGGCCGCCGGATGCCAGTTCTACGAGGTGTCGGCGGCTGAGAACTACCACGGCGTGCTCATGGTGTTTCATGGCCTGCTGGAGCGGCTGCGAGAGGCCCGCAGTTTGACCAAGAAGCCGGCCGGCATCAAGGGGATCGTGAAGAGCGTGTCGGCCGTCTTCAGCAGGAAGAGGACGGACTCGGTGTGA